In Bacillus solimangrovi, the DNA window CAACGTCTACTTAACTATATCACTCCAGATAAGGTACACGTTATGATGCAAGGACGTGTTGTGAAATCAGGCGGTACTGAATTGGCTGAACGTTTAGAAGCAGAGGGTTATGATTGGATTAAACAAGAACTAGGTATTGAAGACGAAACAGTTGGACAGGAAGCGTAAGCTGTAAGGAGGAATAGTATGACTGTTGAAACAAAACTCCCATTTGATAAGGAATACGTCAGCCAATTATCAAGTCAGTTGCAAGAGCCAGATTGGTTACAAGAAATTCGTATTCAAGCACTGGAAAAGGTAGTAGACCTTCCACTTCCAGTAGCAGATAAAACAAAAATTGATAAGTGGAACTTCACAGAGTTTGCCCATGAACTAGGTGAAGAGTCTTTAGATAACTTAGATAGTTTACCTGAGTCAATCAAAGAATTAATTGACTTAGATTCAAAATCACAAAATTTGTTATTACAACGAAATGGCGTGAATGTGTATACATCGTTAACAGAAGATTTAACTGAAAAAGGTGTTATTTTTACCGATATTCATACAGCAGCACGTGAACATAGTGACTTGTTACGCAAGTATTATATGACGGATGCGGTTAAGGTTGATGAACATCGTCTAACAGCACTACATGCTGCCTTGATGAATGCAGGAACGTTTATTTACGTACCTAAAAATGTTGAACTGACTCAGCCAATTCAAGCAATCTACTGGAAAGAGAAGGAAACTGCTCTCTTTAATCATGTTATCGTTGTAGCAGAAGATAATAGCTCTGTTACATACATTGAGAATTATTTGTCATTCGATGATAAAGAGTCAGTAGCCAATGTAATCTCAGAAGTAATTGCAGGTGCAAATGCAAAAGTTAACTACGGAGCGGTGGATCATTTTGCTAACGGCATGACAACTTATGTGAATCGTCGCGGTATAGTCGGTCGTGATGCACGAGTTGAATGGGCACTTGGTCAAATGAATGAAGGATATACTGTTTCTGATAATACGACAAACTTATTAGGGGACGGTTCTTTCGCTGATACGAAGACAGTAACTGTTGGTCGTGGAGAGCAAAAACAAAACTTTACAACTCGAATTACTCACTTCGGTAAGAATTCAGAAGGATATATTTTAAATCATGGTGTTGTTAAAGACGCAGCAACTTCTATCTTTAACGGTATCGGTAAAATCGAACATGGTGCTTCTAAGTCGAACGCAGAGCAATCTTCTCGTGTATTGATGTTAAGCGAGAAGGCACGTGGAGATGCGAATCCAATTCTACTTATTGATGAGGATGATGTAACGGCAGGGCATGCTGCATCTGTCGGACGTGTTGATCCGATGCAATTGTACTACTTAATGAGCCGTGGAATTCCACAAAAAGAAGCAGAACGACTTGTTATTCATGGTTTCCTTGCTCCAGTTGTAAACGAGCTACCTATCGAAGGAGTTAAGAAGCAACTTGTCGATGTGATTGAAAGGAAAGTTCGATAATGGATGCGAAATTAATTCGCGAACAATTTCCTATCCTTAATCAACATGTCAATGGACATCCACTTGTATACTTAGACAGTGCAGCGACTTCTCAGAAACCGCGTTCTGTTATAGAGGCAATGGATAAATATTATCGTGAATACAACTCTAACGTTCATCGTGGTGTGCATACGTTAGGAACACGTGCAACAGATGGATATGAAGGTGCACGTGAAAAGGTTCGTAAATTTATTAACGCTGATAAGATCGAAGAAATTATTTTCATGCGTGGAACGACAACTGCGATTAATACTGTTGCATCAAGCTATGGAAGGGAAAACTTATCTGAAGGTGATGAAATTGTTATTACACCAATGGAACACCACAGTAACATCATTCCATGGCAACAAGTAGCGAAAGTAACAGGTGCAACATTGAAATATATTCCACTTCAAGAAGACGGGACAATCTCGTTAGATGATGTGCGGAAAACAGTTACTAAACAGACGAAAATAGTGTCAATGATGTATGTGTCAAATGTACTTGGTACGATTAATCCAATCAAAGAAATTACAAAAATTGCGCATGAGAACGGTGCAATTATGGTAGTTGATGGGGCACAAAGTACTCCACATATGAAAGTTGACGTACAAGATCTTGATTGTGATTTTTACGCTTTTTCTGCACATAAGATGTGTGGTCCTACCGGTGTAGGGGTTTTATATGGTAAGAAAGCTCTTCTTGAACAAATGGAGCCTGTTGAGTTTGGAGGAGAAATGATTGATTTTGTTGACCTCTATGATTCAACTTGGAAAGAGCTTCCTTGGAAATTTGAAGGTGGAACACCAATTATTGCTGGTGCAATTGGTTTAGGTGCTGCGATTGATTTTCTTGAAGAAATAGGTCTAGATAATATTGAACAACATGAACATAAATTGGCACAATACGCATTAAACCGTTTATCTGATGTTGAAGGTATGGAAATCTATGGACCGAAAGTGAGAGCAGGCCTAGTTACATTCAATATTGCAGATGTTCACCCTCATGATGTCGCGACTGTTCTTGATACAGAAGGGATTGCAGTGCGAGCAGGACACCATTGTGCACAACCATTAATGAAATGGCTTAATGTTAGTGCTACAGCACGTGCAAGCTTCTATCTTTACAATACAGAACAAGATGTCGATCTGCTTGTAAATGGATTAATTAAGACAAAGGAGTATTTCGGCGATGTCTTCATATAATGTGAATCTTGATCAGTTATATCGTCAAGTCATTATGGATCATTATAAGAATCCACGTAATCGTGGTACTTTGGAAGATGATAATGTGACAATTGACATGAATAATCCTACTTGTGGTGATCGTATTCAACTTCATTTAAAGCTAGAAGATGGGAAGATTGCTGACGTTAAATATGATGGAGAGGGCTGTTCAATCAGTATGTCTTCAGCATCTATGATGACTCAAGCTATTAAAGGATTAGAAGTGGAAGAAGCATTAAAGCTCTCAAAAGTATTCTCTGATATGATGCAGGATAAAGAGTATGATGAAGAGGATTTGGATTTAGGTGATATTGAGGCTTTACAAGGAGTCTCTAAATTTCCAGCACGTATTAAATGTGCAACATTAGCTTGGAAAGCACTTGAAAAAGGTGTTTCAGAACAAGATAACAATTAGAACCACTCAGCGAAAAATGAGAGGTTAACCATATATAAGGAGGGAACGATAGATGGCTAAAAAAATGCCTGAAATTGGTGATTATAAATATGGCTTCCATGATAAAGACGTTTCCATCTTCCGGTCAAAACGTGGTTTAACAAAGGAAATCGTTGAAGAGATTTCTAACATGAAGGAAGAACCACAATGGATGTTGGACTTCCGTTTGAAGTCACTTGAACATTTCTATAACATGCCTATGCCACAATGGGGCGGAGATATGGCAGACTTAAACTTTGATGAAATTACGTATTATGTAAAACCTTCAGAGAAGTCTGAGCGTTCATGGGATGAGGTACCAGAAGAAATCAAACGTACTTTTGATAAGTTAGGTATCCCAGAAGCTGAACAGAAATATCTTGCAGGTGTATCAGCACAGTACGAATCTGAGGTTGTATACCATAATATGCAAGAAGACTTGGAGAAAATGGGAATTATTTTCAAGGATACTGATTCAGCTCTACGTGAGAACGAAGATTTATTTAGACAATATTTCGGTACAGTTGTACCACCGGCTGATAACAAGTTCTCTGCGTTGAATTCAGCTGTATGGTCTGGTGGATCATTCATCTATGTACCAAAGGGTGTAAAAACAGACACACCACTACAAGCATATTTCCGAATTAATTCAGAGAATATGGGACAATTTGAACGTACGTTAATCATTGCTGATGAAGATTCTTCTGTCCACTATGTAGAGGGTTGTACTGCACCTGTTTATACAACGAATTCACTGCACAGCGCAGTAGTAGAAATTATCGTTAAGAAAAATGCTTACTGCCGTTATACAACAATCCAAAACTGGGCGAATAACGTATTTAACCTCGTGACGAAGCGAACTGTGTGTGAAGAGAACGCAACGATGGAATGGGTTGACGGTAATATTGGTTCAAAACTGACAATGAAATATCCTGCTGTCATTTTAAAAGGTGAAGGTGCACGTGGTATGACACTTTCAATTGCATTAGCTGGAAAAGGTCAACACCAAGATGCAGGTGCGAAGATGATTCACCTTGCACCAAATACGTCATCTACAATCGTATCAAAATCGATTTCAAAACATGGTGGAAAAGTAACATATCGTGGTATCGTTCACTTCGGACGTAAAGCAGATGGTGCACGTTCTAACATTGAGTGTGATACACTCATCATGGATAACAAATCAACTTCTGATACAATTCCATATAATGAAATTCTAAATGAAAATATTTCATTAGAGCACGAAGCGAAAGTTTCGAAAGTATCAGAAGAGCAACTGTTCTACCTTATGAGTCGTGGTATCTCTGAGGAAGAAGCGACAGAAATGATCGTAATGGGCTTCATTGAACCATTTACTCGTGAGCTTCCAATGGAATATGCAGTAGAGATGAATCGCTTAATCAAGTTCGAAATGGAAGGTTCAATTGGTTAATAGCTGAAATCCTATGGTATTAAAAGGTTCAGTTAAGAATCAGTTATCTTAATAAAGGAGTCGTGCCGATTTTGTGCCGACTCCTTTATTTTTTTATACAAATCAAACTACTGTTGTTCGCGACTTCTTTCTTATCTGAATGTGTATTGGTAGTTATTATTATAATTAGTCTTAAAAATGGTTTGAAACTATCCAAATTGAACTCTGATGGGTTTATAACTTACCTCTTATAATCCCACCTTAAAGGAATTTAAGCTCACTCCAATAAACTAATTACTGTTTAAAATATCTTTTCAAGTTAATCCTAATATACTTAAGCAATATTCATACAAGTCTGATCATTTATATACTTACTTTGTTTCTTCAATTGTTTTAACTAATTTTATTCCATCTATTTCTTCAAAACCAACAAATTCAAGTTTTTCAATAGAAAGAAATTTAACTGATGAAGAGTGTGATAAAGGAAAAATAACAATAAAAATTGTTGGACGTTAACCACACTGGAGAAATTCTTTACTTGATTTAGGTATTGATGCAA includes these proteins:
- the sufD gene encoding Fe-S cluster assembly protein SufD; translation: MTVETKLPFDKEYVSQLSSQLQEPDWLQEIRIQALEKVVDLPLPVADKTKIDKWNFTEFAHELGEESLDNLDSLPESIKELIDLDSKSQNLLLQRNGVNVYTSLTEDLTEKGVIFTDIHTAAREHSDLLRKYYMTDAVKVDEHRLTALHAALMNAGTFIYVPKNVELTQPIQAIYWKEKETALFNHVIVVAEDNSSVTYIENYLSFDDKESVANVISEVIAGANAKVNYGAVDHFANGMTTYVNRRGIVGRDARVEWALGQMNEGYTVSDNTTNLLGDGSFADTKTVTVGRGEQKQNFTTRITHFGKNSEGYILNHGVVKDAATSIFNGIGKIEHGASKSNAEQSSRVLMLSEKARGDANPILLIDEDDVTAGHAASVGRVDPMQLYYLMSRGIPQKEAERLVIHGFLAPVVNELPIEGVKKQLVDVIERKVR
- a CDS encoding cysteine desulfurase, translated to MDAKLIREQFPILNQHVNGHPLVYLDSAATSQKPRSVIEAMDKYYREYNSNVHRGVHTLGTRATDGYEGAREKVRKFINADKIEEIIFMRGTTTAINTVASSYGRENLSEGDEIVITPMEHHSNIIPWQQVAKVTGATLKYIPLQEDGTISLDDVRKTVTKQTKIVSMMYVSNVLGTINPIKEITKIAHENGAIMVVDGAQSTPHMKVDVQDLDCDFYAFSAHKMCGPTGVGVLYGKKALLEQMEPVEFGGEMIDFVDLYDSTWKELPWKFEGGTPIIAGAIGLGAAIDFLEEIGLDNIEQHEHKLAQYALNRLSDVEGMEIYGPKVRAGLVTFNIADVHPHDVATVLDTEGIAVRAGHHCAQPLMKWLNVSATARASFYLYNTEQDVDLLVNGLIKTKEYFGDVFI
- the sufU gene encoding Fe-S cluster assembly sulfur transfer protein SufU — its product is MSSYNVNLDQLYRQVIMDHYKNPRNRGTLEDDNVTIDMNNPTCGDRIQLHLKLEDGKIADVKYDGEGCSISMSSASMMTQAIKGLEVEEALKLSKVFSDMMQDKEYDEEDLDLGDIEALQGVSKFPARIKCATLAWKALEKGVSEQDNN
- the sufB gene encoding Fe-S cluster assembly protein SufB, which translates into the protein MAKKMPEIGDYKYGFHDKDVSIFRSKRGLTKEIVEEISNMKEEPQWMLDFRLKSLEHFYNMPMPQWGGDMADLNFDEITYYVKPSEKSERSWDEVPEEIKRTFDKLGIPEAEQKYLAGVSAQYESEVVYHNMQEDLEKMGIIFKDTDSALRENEDLFRQYFGTVVPPADNKFSALNSAVWSGGSFIYVPKGVKTDTPLQAYFRINSENMGQFERTLIIADEDSSVHYVEGCTAPVYTTNSLHSAVVEIIVKKNAYCRYTTIQNWANNVFNLVTKRTVCEENATMEWVDGNIGSKLTMKYPAVILKGEGARGMTLSIALAGKGQHQDAGAKMIHLAPNTSSTIVSKSISKHGGKVTYRGIVHFGRKADGARSNIECDTLIMDNKSTSDTIPYNEILNENISLEHEAKVSKVSEEQLFYLMSRGISEEEATEMIVMGFIEPFTRELPMEYAVEMNRLIKFEMEGSIG